Genomic segment of Anaerolineae bacterium:
GCGTCGGTGAGTGGGAGACTGTGGATTATCCCTGGTGGGCAGAGCCTGATCGGGAAGCTTTAAAGCAATGGATGCGACATGTAGTGGCAAACCCTGCCGAGGCGCAAGCCAAAGGCCAGGCTGCCAGAGCTTATATTCAGGCTCACTTTACCTGGGAACAAGCAGCGGCAACCGTCCAAAAGCGCATTGAGGCGTTGCGACACCAACCGATTCAGCGTTCCGCGCCCAGAAGCCAGCTAGGGGCCGCTCAAGAAGCCATCAGCCAAATCCTAGCCCCCGGCCAAGCCGCCCTCGAACGCGGTGATCTCGAAACAGCCGCGCGCGAGTTCGCTCAGGTAACTCAACGTTATCCCGACCTAGCCGCTGGCCACACCGCCTTGGGCTCCACCTTGATGGCCTTAGGGCATCCTCGGGAGGCCATCCCTGCATTGCGCCGCGCTGTCGAGTTGGTGCCCCAGGCCGCTTCGCTGCAAAACCAGCTCGGCGTCGCCCTCTATCAGACGGGTGATCTCGCCGGGGCAGAGGCGGCTTTCCAGGCGGCCCGCCAAGCCGACCCTAACGATGTGCCGGCCGCGCTGAACCTGATTGATCTCTATCGGACGATAGGAGACTATGCCCAGGCGACCGCTGTGATTAAAGACGCGCTGCGCTCCCATCCGGATCATGTGGAAGTGTTGGCCGCATTTGGCACGCTATGCGCCGAACTGGGTGATGGTGAGGGAGTGGAGATGGCACTCCGGCACATCCAGGTTCGCGATCCGCACCACCCAGCTATCACGTCGCTACAGCAAGCTTTACTGGCCTCCGATGAAGGGGAAGAAAGCCCCGGGCATCTACCGGATGCTGAAAGGTCTGCTCTAGCAGTCCCGGCCCGGCCCAATGGAAGTCGGTCGCTTTTAGACATAAGCACTCAACGGGGACTCGCTTTCCTCGCACAGGGAGACCTGGCCGAGGCCGAGGAAGCCTTCCGCAGGGTCATCGAGAAAGAGCCGCAAAACGCTGATGCCCTCTGTAACCTGGCGGAGGTATTACGAACCCAGGGGCGTTACGATGAGGCAAGCACGCTCTTCTTGCAGGCGTTGCGTCTTGATCCCCACAACGTTGGTGCGATCCTGGGCATGGCCACCCTTTCTTCCGATTTGGGAGATGCGGAATCAGCTCGCTTTTTCTATCGACAGGCCAAGATACGCTACCCCGAGCTGGCTGAGCTCCTAGATCCCCTGCTTGAGCAGGATACGAACGAGTCTACCGGCACGCATGCCGGCTTCACCGTCGCCCACTAGTGCCTTTTTGCCATCGGATATATCCTCCACCTACCCTTAGCCCACCTCTCAACCATCCATCCGCACGAATCATTGGTAAACTGGCAGGATACAGTCAAGCGACCGTACAGCCATAGACAGGCTTGAAAAGTTAATATATAATTCTGGAAAGCCAACGGGTTCAGGGCTTGCATCGCGATCTTATGGAGGAATGAAATGCCTCGGCCATTGTGCGATTCCCCGTACATTTTCGGAATCCACGAAGAGGGCGGCGAAAAATATATGCTCGCCAAGGGCAAACCGGGATGGATCGTCTTCACCGAAGAGCTGGGCGCAGACCCTAACAACCGCACTGGCCGTGACTACCGACAGTGGTCCGACCAGAATCTGGGCGTGATCGTGCGCCTGAACCACGGCTATGAACCGAACGGCACGATCCCACACTCCAGCCGATATGCCGACTTCGCGCGGCGCTGTGCGAACTTCGTTGCAGCCTCGCGCGGAGCGCATATCTGGATCATCGGCAATGAACCCAACTTGCCGATAGAACGGCCCGGGGGGCGAAACGGCGAGGTGATCACCCCCCAAATGTACGCCCGCTGCTACCGTCTGTGCCGAGAGGCGATCAAACAGGTGCCCGGCCACGAAAATGACCAGGTATGCGTGGCCGCTGTTGCGCCGTGGAATAACGAGACCACGTATCCTGGCAACAGCCTCGGAGATTGGGTGGTCTATTTTCAGGATATCCTGCGCCTGCTGGGTCCTGAGGGCTGTGACGGGATCACTTTGCATACCTACACCCATGGCGCCGACCCCAACCTGATCTTCAGTACAGCTCGTATGAGCCCGCCCTTCCAGCATCGCTACTACCATTTCCTCACTTACCGCGACTTCATGGAGGCGATCCCGGCATCCATGCGCCATCTGCCAGTTTACATCACGGAGACGAATCAAAATGACCCCTGGGTGGATGTGAACAGCGGCTGGGTGCGCAACGCGTATGCCGAGATCAATTGGTGGAATCAACAGCCGGGAAATCAACAGATCCGGCTGCTAGCGCTGTACCGATGGCCGCCGCGAGATCGGTGGGTAATCGAGGGAAAGCGCGGGGTAATTGAGGATTTCTTGATGGCCCTGGATTTCGATTACCGCTGGCGGGAACAGCCGGAGCGAAAACCGTATCAGGCCAAGATCCTAGCGCACAGCACGCCGGCTCAGATGATCACTAGCACTACCTACACCGTGCGCCTTCGAATCCGAAACGATGGAAGCCGGCTCTGGAAGCGCGATGGGGCGAACCCCGTCCATTTGGGCTTTCGTTGGTTCGACCGAGCGGGACAGCCAGTGCTCTTAATGCCAGAACACGATATCCGCAGCAAGTTGCCGTCAGATGTGGCACCGGGCGAGACAGTTAGTGTAGACGCGCAGGTGGTGGCGCCAGCACAGCCGGGCAGCTACGTCTTAGAATGGGATCTGGTCGAAGAGGGGATCACTTGGTTTCGTGATCAGGGCAGCCCTCCGCTTTCTGTTCCTATCGAGGTGATGGCTCGTCCCCAGTGGGCTGGTGGACGCATCGAACGTCCACCGATCGAGGATGTGATCAATCAATTGAGCCGCGACCCAGCTGGCTTTGTCCAGCGGCCGCTGGAGCGGATTCGCTATCTCGTATTCAGCCATACAGCGGTGCCGGCCACCGTGAGCGTGGAGCGTCTGGCGGCGGCCCATCGAGCGCGCGGGCTGCCGGGGTTCGCCGGCCAATATCTGATCACCAGCGATGGCCGCATCCTGCAGACGCAGCCGCTGACCGAGGTGGTGAGCGGACAACAGACGTGGTCAGTGGAAGGGGTGACTATCTACGTGGCGGGCAATTTCATGGAACAGCCCCCTCCCGCTCCCCAGCTAGATGCGGCGGCACGCTTGAGCGCATGGTTGCTACAGGAGCTCAACCTGCTTGAGACCGCGATCGTGGGGATGTCTGAGCTCACATCAACCCTTTCACCAGGGACACAGTGGCTGCAAGGCGCCCGCTGGAAGGATTCGTTGCTACAACGGGTACGGGATCTGCTACAGGCGACTCCGACTGAGGAGCTCACCAGGCTACGGGCGCGTGTGGCCGAGCTACAGGCCCAATTGACCACCGCTCAATCGGAGCTGGCGATGACCCGCCGGCAGTTGGCCACCGCGGAAGCCCAGATCGGACAGCTGCAGCGCGAGAACACTAGCCTTCGCCGCCAGCTAGACGATGTGCCTTTGGGCCCCATTCCTAAGCCAGCCCTCAACGTGATCGTAGACGAGCTGCCCAAGAGCAGCGATCCTAACAACGTCTACGGCACGCGGTCTCGCTCGGCCATCAAAGCGATCGTCGTCCACCACACAGCGGTCTCGCCCACTGTAGGAGCTCGCCGTGTGGCCGAAGTGCATGTGAACAACAACGGCTGGCCCGGCATAGGCTATCACTTCTTTGTGAACCCGGACGGAACCATCGAGCAGACGAACTGGGTGGAGACGATCTCGGCCCATACGCGTGGGCAGAACGCGCACAGCGTCGGCGTGGCCTTCGCCGGCGATTTCACTAACACCGTCCCTACGCGGGAGCAGATCGAACGAGGTGCGCATCTAATCGCCTGGCTGATGCAACAACTCAACGTGCCATTGGATTGGATACGCGGGCACAAGGAGATGCCCAACCAGAACACTGCTTGCCCAGGCGACATGTGGCTGAACGGGCAAAAGTGGAAAGAGACGCTCGTGCGCCGTATCCAGGAGATACAGGCCCAATACACCGGCGCCCCACGCAAGACGATCGAGCACTATCTGCTATTCTGGTGGCGCAGCCCCGACTTCTGGGCGCGTCAGGATTGGCTCAACGCGACCAACTATATTCAGCGGTTCCGGCCGGCGTGTGGCTTCCGGGTTGAAGACGCAATGCAAGCGCAATACGTGACTATTGTGGGAGGAGTGGCAGGGGTTTCAGTGGAAGATGAGCAACGGCTGCGCGCGGCTGGCTGCAAAGTCGAGCGGTTGGCCGGCGCCAACGAGGCGGAGACTAAAGCCATGCTAGATGAGCTGGCCGCTTCAGGCCGCCGCTTTAGGACCTTGACATGAGCGAAAGATGTGGAAGCTACTGCCGTGTGAAATCGAGCTGCCCGCGTTTCATGGGCCGCTCGACTTGTTGCTACACCTGATTGAGCGTGAAGAGTTAGATATCTCGGCCATCTCGCTCGCGCAGGTCACAGAGCAGTATCTGAGCTACCTGGCACGCCTGGAGGAGCTGGAAGCGGAGATCCTGGCTGATTTCCTGGTGGTGGCAGCACGGTTGATCTGGATCAAGTCCCGACTGTTGTTGCCGATTTCCCAGATGGGCAAACCTGCCACGAACAATGGACAGTCTCCGTCAACGCTTGCCCTAGAGGAAGCAGAGGGTGAAGACCCAGGAGAGGCGTTGGCCCGCCAGTTGCGAGCCTACAAGCGGTTTAAAGAGGCGGCGGCCTGGCTGCGCGAGCGGGAACAGCGGGGCCTGCGTGCCTACGTGCGGATCACAACGACGCCTAAGATGCCACGCCGGCTGGACCTAGGTGGCGTCTCTGCGGCTGATCTGCTGCTCGCCATGCAGCGGGTGTTGGCCGAGAAGTCTCCGTTGATGGTCGGCGACGAGATGCCGCCGCTTTCCATCACCATTCATGAGAAGATCTCGCTGGTAGGCCGCTGGCTTCGGACCCAGGCGGTCGTTCGCTTTCGGAGCTTGCTAGAGCGGGCGGCTGATCGCGTGGAGGTGATGGTCACCCTGCTGGCCGTACTGGAGTTGATCAAATGTCAGCAGGTCATTGCGGAGCAGCCCCAGTTATTCGGGGAGATTCTGATTCGGTTGGCGCCGGGGGCCACCCCAGACGCCTTTGACGTTGCACTGTCCAATGGCGCAGACCTAACACCAGAAGTGCTGCTATGATGTCCACAAGCCAATCAAGCAGATCACCGTGACGCCCCGGGACGAAGGTCTGGTGCCATTCATCGCTGGCAGCGTAGAGCATCGTAATGACCATCGCCCAAAGATGGGCGTGTCTGGTCGCAGGTGGGCGATCTAAGGCCCTCGCCAGGAGATAGGCTAGCACGCCGTATTCGAACAGATGCCCTAAGACATTTTGTAGATTGAGTGGGGTTAATCGCAGGCTGGGAAGGTCAGGTCGCGAAGAGAGAAAGAAGATCACTCCCATCCAGAGGATCGGCGGGAGCCAATATCCCCAACGAGTGGTCAGCCATCGTGAGGCGCGCGCTCGGGATTCCGCCATATTCTCTCACGCGATCGGCAAGATGACGCAAACAGTGGTCTGCCGGCCAGGGATGCTTTCAATGTTTAGTGCACCGTCGCACATCTTGATACTCTTCAGCTTTCAGCAGCTCGGTCAGATCCTCTTGAATGATTTCCTTTTCTCGATCACGAGGATCGTAGCCGCATCCCCTTCCTCTTCGCCTTTGTATGGTCAGTAGGATAACACATCACACGGAGGGGATCAACCGGAGCTCAACAGATGCTTGACAACCCTTCGCGTACAGCCTATAATCCTCCATGAACGAATATACCCTTCAACGAAGTGTCGCAATGGCTTGTTTTCCCCTCGTTGACCATGCTTATTTGACCTCTTATCCCCTCTCTGAGAATATCGCAAAGATCTACTCAGGGAAGAGACCGCTCGTGAAAGCCTAGGCCTATAGGCCGGCCCTCGGTGTATAGCGCACCACTATTCAACGGCCGGCGCCTGTCTGATTCAAATCAACTACACAGGAGGAAGAAATGGAGCTCAGCAAGATCGACTTCGCCGCGATGATCCAACGCGTCATCCGTGCTGCCACTCTGGAACCCGCCGTGTATGAGGAAGTAGAGGCAAATGCGAATCTCAACCAAGAGGCGCTGGCCGTGGTAGTCCTGGTATCGCTGGCCAATGGCGTGGGCCTGTTCTTATCAGGCCTGCTGGGCGGGTCCGTAGGAGCCGCGATTGGTGGATTGATTTTCGGCCTGGTGAGTGGAGTGCTCGGTTATTACATCTGGGCTTATATCACCTACTGGGTGGGCACCAACTTGTTCCAGGGCACCGCGGACGTAGGCGAGATGCTGCGCACTCTGGGATATGCCAGCGGCCCGCGAGTGTTGGGCATCCTGACGTTTATCCCCTGTCTGGGTGGGCTGGCGGGCCTCATTGGCGGCATCTGGTCACTAGTGACAGGGGTTGTCGCAGTACGTCAAGCGCTGGACTTCGACACCGGTAAGGCCATTCTTACCGTTATTATCGGCTGGATCATTGTACTGGTCATCACTTTGATCCTCGGGACCTTCTTGGGCATCGGCGCCATCGGCATCGGCGTGCTATCTGGTGGCCTTCGGTAAAGCGAAAAGCGATTGGAAGTCACGCCTGGGAAGCCCGTGACTGGCCATCCATCTGTGCGGATGGGAATGCCCATCTGCGTGGGCACCCAGTCGAAGGCTTCCGAGGCGTGACTTGGGCCGACTAGAGTGACTCAGCGAGAGCGGTCCCGGCCGGGAAGGCCGCCGCGCCAGCCCAGGACCGGGTTGCAGACTTTCGAAGCGATGGCGGCCAGGCGATCGAAGAGCTCACCTTGGATTTCGATGTGTAGGATCTGGGCGATCACCTGCGTCCAGCCATGCAGAAAGTAGAGCCAGCCGTCCTCCACATAGACGTTGCGGCTCTCACTCTGAGCCAGCGCTTGATGCAGAAAGCGGAGCTCGCCCCGATAGTTCAGCTCCCAGGCGACGCCGTTAAGCGGAAACAGCCCCTGGTCGGTGATCGGCGAGCCGGGGCGGTCCTTGCCCATACCCGTGGCATTGATCACTAGGCTGCCTGGCGGCATGGTGGCCATGATCTCATCGTTGCGGGCCGGGTCTTCGTTGCGAATGTATTCGAAACGGATGTCGGTCTGCAAGCGGTCTACCATCGCCTTGAGACGCTCCAGCCGGCCTGGCGAGCGGTTTACTACCACGAAGCGCCGGGGGCGATCGCCTGGGTTCGGCTTGTTGATCAGGTGCAGCGCGATGGCCGTCCCTGATCCGCCAGCTCCGAAGCACAGCACCTCACCGCCGGTACGCCCGAAGTAGTTCTCGCCCAGCAAGGCGTCCAGGCTCAGCCCGCTGGTGATGGGATCCTTGGCGTGGCCTTCCAGACGGCCATTCCGTTTCGAGATACAGGAGACCTCCCCGCAAAGTTGAGCGTAGGGGTCGAGGTAGTCGAACAGATCGCGGGCCGCCTCGAGCAGGTCAATCTTGTGCGTGGTGATCAGCGCGCCTAGAGAGAGAGGATCACGCTTGATCTGGACGACGACCCGCCGGTACGCTTCCGGGTCATCGTGTAGCTTCAGATCTACTCCCTCAACTGTGAGATCTGGCTGGCCTAGCTCTTGAGCCCACAACGGGAAGACCCGCATGATCGCCGATTGGCCTGTGGTGACGCCGACGAAGAGGATCGTGGGCTGCCCTTTGGTCACGACGGGATAGACGTGAAGATCTCGACTCATCACCTCACCTCTGAGTCGACCATGAAGTAAGCGCCTTCTGGACTGCCTCGCGGAACTCTTGAGCGCGCCGGGTGATATCGGCGAAACGCCCTTGCCTCGCCCAATCAGTGGGGCATAGCTCGTTGCCGGCTCCCACTGCCACAGCACCAGCAGCGAACCACTCCGCCACATTCTCAACGTTGACCCCGCCTGTAGGCATCAGCGGAATATCCGGGAACGGCCCGCGCAGCGCCCTGAGATAGCCGGGGCCCACAGCTGAGGCCGGGAAGAGTTTGACGATGTCCGCCCCTAACCGATGCGCGCGCTCGACCTCAGTGGGGGTGAGCGCGCCAATCATCACTGGCAGCCCGGTGGCGATCATCGCCTGAGCTAACGTCGGCTCACAGTGGGGACTGACCAGGAACTGCGCGCCGGCGGCTCGCGCCTCCTCCGCCTGGGCTGGCCGCGTGAGCGTGCCCATCCCCAGCAGAATCTGATCCCCGTGCCGCTGCCGGAGCTCCCGTACCACCTGCGCGGCGCCGGGCGTGGTATAGGTGATCTCGATGCCCAGCACCCCGCCGGCCACCAGGGCTTCTACCATCTGAATGGTCAGCTCAGCCGATGGGCCACGCAACACGGCCACCAGGCCAAGCTGCCGGACCCGGGCCAACACCTCCTCCTTGGTCACAATCTGATCGTCCGCGGTCCGTCGTCGGTTGTCCATAATCCTTCCTCCATCGTCCTTACTCGCTAGATCACCCGATGGGCCGGCTTCTCCCCGCGCAGGACCGCCAAGCAGTCGCGCAGCGCACCCCAACCCATGGCGTTGAGCGCGCCGTCCGTGTGCGCGCCGCAGTGCGGGGTGACGATCACCTGAGGCAGGGCCAACAGCGGATGGTTGGGATCGGGCGGTTGTCGGCTGAACACGTCTAGCGCTGCGCCGCGCAGATGGCCGCTCTGGAGCGCCTCCAGTAACGCCGCCTCGTCCACGATCTCGCCGCGCGCCGTGTTGATCAGGAAGGCGCCGGGCTTCATGCGGGCGAGGAACTGCGCGTTGACCATGCCGCGCGTCTCCGACGTCAACGGCACGTGCAGTGAAAGGAAATCGGCCTGGCGCAGCACCTCATCGAGAGAGCACAGCTCTACGCCATGGGCGGCTGCAAAGGCCAGGTCAGCCACTAGGTCATACGCCACGATTCGGCACTCGAAGCAGCGCAATCGCCGGGCGACCTGTTTGCCGATGGCGCCTAGGCCGATCAGGCCGACGGTCTTGCCTTCCAGGGTGAGACCGGTTGTGCGCGGCCACTGGCCGGCCTTCGTCTGCGCCACCAAGGTGGGGAGGGAGCGCGCCAGCGCCAGTATGAGGCCGATGGTGAGCTCCGCTACGGAGGAGGCGTTGGCTAGGGGTGTGTTGGTGACCACGATAGACTTCTCAGCAGCCGCGGCCAGGTCAATGTTGTCCACCCCCACACCATAGCGAGCAATGACCTTGAGCCGGTCGGCAGCCTCGAGCGCGGCGCGATCAATTGCGTCCAGGCCGGCGATGTAGCCGTCACATCCCGGCAGCAACGCCTGCAGCTCCTCGGAGGTCAGCGGGCGGCCGAGGGTGTTATAGATGACCTCTCCCACGGCGGCCTCGAGCTCAGTACGAAGTCGCGGGTCGCTGCGTCCATAGGAAGTGGGTGTCACCAGCACACGACACGATTTCAAGTCCAGGGGGATCACCTACCTCTTTCGGAGGTTCTCTACGCTTCCGGCGCACGCCATCGTGGGTTGTCCACAAGGGCCGGCCGGCCGTTCTGTTCGACGATCCGCTTGCGGAAGCCATGCCGCTCGATAGTCCCATAGTCGTGGCCAGCGTGGCTGGGATAGACGAAAAATGTGATCAGGTCCTCGTGAGGGCCGACGTTGATCGAGCGATGGGCCCAGCGCGGCGGCACGTAAACTACTCGGCCGGGCCGCAGCTCCTCTACCGCCCAATCCCCTTCTGGGGTTTCCATCAAGAGCATCCCCTCGCCCTGCAAGCAGTAATACACCTCGGCGGCCTCAACCACGGCGTGAAAATGCCCCTTGGTCATGAAATACTCATCTCCCACCTTGCCAGGATGTACAATGGAAAGGCCATGGGAGAGCTCGCCGACCCGCGCGGGGCGTCGCATCTCATAGACTTCATAGAGGACGAGGTCTCCTTGACGAAGCATGGCCTCATAGGCGTGCGCATCGGCGTATTGGCCTCTCATGTCCGAGAGGGTGCGGACGATGTGGTGATCGAACTCTGCTAGATTATCCCTGGTCAAGGATGCGATGAGAAACCCATAAGGGCGTTGTCTCACCAAATTGCTTCCTCCACAGAAGTGGTCATGTATCGTCAGCGTCGTCATAATGGAGGGAACAAAGGCCCCCATTTTTAGGACAATACCTCGCTTAAGTAGACAGGGCGTTCCTCCAGGAACGACTTGGTAGCTGCCAGAACCCCGGCGACGGCCCAACGCCCATCGGCTCCAGTCACACTGGGGGGCGTGCCAGACCGGATGCAGTGGACGAAGTGCTCCATCTCTCGAATGTAGCCCCAGGCGAAGCGCTCCGGCCACGAGCGATAGATCGGCGTGACCAAGCCCTGATCGCGGTTCACGCAGACAACCACGGCCTGCCGGGCGAGCTGGCCAATCTGTAAGATGCCGCGCTCGCCGATGATCTCTACACGGGCGTCATAGCCGTACTCACAGGGACATACACCGGAGAGGCTGCCCAGGCTCCCGTTTTCGAAGCGGATGCTCACCAGCGCAGTGTCGTAGAACTGGGGTGTGTCCACGCCCAAGGCTGCGCCCTTGAAGTTGGCGACCTCCGTGTACACTCGCTCGAAATCAGAGCCCATCAGCCAACGCACGCAGTCCCAGTCATGGCTGTTGACCTCGGCGAGCATGCCGTTGGAGGTCCTGAGATCACGTGCCCAAGGTGGTGGCAAGCCTGGGCCGTTGGTGAGCGACTTGATCATCATAGGGCGCCCGATCTCACCAGCCCGGATGCGCTCAGCGGCCGCGGTAAACTCCGGGTCGAAACGGCGCATGAACCCTAATTGCAAGAACACGCCATTGCGTTCGACGGCCTCGATCATGGCGTCACACTCGGCCAGGGTGAGCGCCATGGGCTTCTCGCAGAAGACGTGCTTGCCGGCCTCGGCCGCAAGGACGGCCAAGTCCTTGTGCGTGAAAGTGGGCGTGGTGATGACCACCGCCTCGAAGCGGGCGCCATCGAGCGCTGCCTCCAGCGAGTCAAAGCGGGCGTCAATCCCAAACCGATCGCCTGTGGCCTCTCGTGCACGGGTATCCGGGTCCACCAAGGCGACCAGTTTAGCATGAGGGATGTAGTTGGTCAAGGAATTGGCATGTACCTGGGCAGCCCGGCCAGCGCCAACCAGACAGATGCGTACGAGGTCTGCCATCGTTCACCATCCAGAACGAGTATGCTGTCATCCTATCATGATAGGATGACACGCTTGCGACACTATAACATCGAACGGGCCCTTTGTCAACAAGATCCCTAGTCATGCTGGGGACTTGACAAATCAACAGGGATTCGGTATCATGGTTTTACAGCTTGATATCCTATCATTACAGGAGGACAGCATTGCAAGATCTGCTGGCTCAGGCTGCGGCGATTGATCACAATAGCCCGGTGCCCTATTACTACCAGCTTGAGGAGTGGTTCCGCGAGCAACTTGCCAGTGGCGCCCTTCAGCCGGGACAGCAGATCCCCTCCGAAGCCGAGCTGTGTCAGGCGTTCCGGGTCAGCCGCACGGTGGTCCGCCAGGCCCTGGATGACCTGGTGAACGAAGGGCTTCTCTACCGCCGCAAGGGCAAGGGTACCTTTGTAGCCAAGCCCAAGATCCGCGAGAGCCTCGTTCAGAAGCTCACCGGCTTTTATCAGGACATGGTGGACCGAGGCTTCACCCCGGTTACACGTGTGTTAGAGCAGACTGTCGTCCCCGCCTCCAAGCTGTTGGCAGAGCGGCTGAGCATCCCCGCAGGAGAGCAGGTGATCAAGATCGACCGGTTGCGCTTCATCAACAACGAGCCGCTCGTGTTCGTGACCACGTATATCCCCCACGCGATGTGTCCCGGACTGCTTCATGAGGACCTGACTAATCAGTCTCTTTATGCCGTCCTGGAGGAGAAATATGGGTTGGAGATCGCACGGGGGCGTCGCACGCTGGAGGCTGTCGCTGCCAGCGAGCAGGATGCGGCGCTGCTCGAGATCTCACCTGGCGCCCCTATCGTCCTTCTGAAGAGCGTCAGTTATCTCCGGGATGGCCGGCCGGTGGAATACTACGAGGCGAAACATCGGGGAGATCGCAGCCAATTTGAGGTCGAGTTGATCCGCATCCGGCCAGGGGAGAGGATCGAGAAAGAAGACCTCCTTCCCCATCTGCCGGGGAGCAATGAGCTCAAGAGGGTGTCCGAAAAGCTTTAATAGGCTCCGTCGGGCGTGCTTCAGCCAACCAATGCTCTTCCCTGATCGAAGAGGAAGCCAAAATGAAACTGGCGGGTAAAGTAGCCATCATAACCGGAGCGGGAGCCGGGATCGGGCGGGCCACTGCGCTCCTGTTCGCACGCGAGGGAGCCCGCGTGATTGTGGCGGATCACAACCCTAACTCTGGAGCCGAAACGGTCACGCTCATCCGGCAGGCCGGAGGAGAGGCGGTTTTCGTTCAAGCCGACGTTGCCGTGGCAACGGATGCTGAGAAGATGATCTCAACAGCCCTCGAAACCTTCGGCCGATTGGACATTCTAGTCAACAACGCGGGCATTTACGCCAAAGGGGATACCGCAAATACCACTGAAGAAGAGTGGGATCGCATCCTGGATGTGAACCTTAAAGGCGTCTTCCTCTGTTCGAAGTACGCCATCCCCGCTATGAAGAAGACAGGCGGAGGCGTCATCGTCAACGTAGCCTCGGAGGCCGGCTTGGTGGCGATCAAAAACCAAGTGGCCTACAACGTCTCCAAGGCTGGCGTGATCGCCTTGACCAAGAGTATCGCAGTGGATTTCGCGGCGGACAATATCCGTGCCAATTGCATCTGTCCAGGCACTACAGAAACCCCGTTGGTCCAGGCCGCGCTGGCTAAAGAGGCCGACCCAACCCGGACGCGTCGTGTTCTGGAGGAGAGCCGCCCACTGAACAGGCTAGGACGACCGGAGGAGATCGCCGCCGGTATCCTCTATCTGGCTTCCGATGAGCTAGGGTACGCGACTGGCGCTGTTCTCTCTGTAGACGGGGGTTATACCGTTCAGTGAATAGAGGCTTTACGCACCAATACCTTCGCTGAAATAAAGTCG
This window contains:
- a CDS encoding N-acetylmuramoyl-L-alanine amidase, which translates into the protein MPRPLCDSPYIFGIHEEGGEKYMLAKGKPGWIVFTEELGADPNNRTGRDYRQWSDQNLGVIVRLNHGYEPNGTIPHSSRYADFARRCANFVAASRGAHIWIIGNEPNLPIERPGGRNGEVITPQMYARCYRLCREAIKQVPGHENDQVCVAAVAPWNNETTYPGNSLGDWVVYFQDILRLLGPEGCDGITLHTYTHGADPNLIFSTARMSPPFQHRYYHFLTYRDFMEAIPASMRHLPVYITETNQNDPWVDVNSGWVRNAYAEINWWNQQPGNQQIRLLALYRWPPRDRWVIEGKRGVIEDFLMALDFDYRWREQPERKPYQAKILAHSTPAQMITSTTYTVRLRIRNDGSRLWKRDGANPVHLGFRWFDRAGQPVLLMPEHDIRSKLPSDVAPGETVSVDAQVVAPAQPGSYVLEWDLVEEGITWFRDQGSPPLSVPIEVMARPQWAGGRIERPPIEDVINQLSRDPAGFVQRPLERIRYLVFSHTAVPATVSVERLAAAHRARGLPGFAGQYLITSDGRILQTQPLTEVVSGQQTWSVEGVTIYVAGNFMEQPPPAPQLDAAARLSAWLLQELNLLETAIVGMSELTSTLSPGTQWLQGARWKDSLLQRVRDLLQATPTEELTRLRARVAELQAQLTTAQSELAMTRRQLATAEAQIGQLQRENTSLRRQLDDVPLGPIPKPALNVIVDELPKSSDPNNVYGTRSRSAIKAIVVHHTAVSPTVGARRVAEVHVNNNGWPGIGYHFFVNPDGTIEQTNWVETISAHTRGQNAHSVGVAFAGDFTNTVPTREQIERGAHLIAWLMQQLNVPLDWIRGHKEMPNQNTACPGDMWLNGQKWKETLVRRIQEIQAQYTGAPRKTIEHYLLFWWRSPDFWARQDWLNATNYIQRFRPACGFRVEDAMQAQYVTIVGGVAGVSVEDEQRLRAAGCKVERLAGANEAETKAMLDELAASGRRFRTLT
- a CDS encoding segregation/condensation protein A; translation: MWKLLPCEIELPAFHGPLDLLLHLIEREELDISAISLAQVTEQYLSYLARLEELEAEILADFLVVAARLIWIKSRLLLPISQMGKPATNNGQSPSTLALEEAEGEDPGEALARQLRAYKRFKEAAAWLREREQRGLRAYVRITTTPKMPRRLDLGGVSAADLLLAMQRVLAEKSPLMVGDEMPPLSITIHEKISLVGRWLRTQAVVRFRSLLERAADRVEVMVTLLAVLELIKCQQVIAEQPQLFGEILIRLAPGATPDAFDVALSNGADLTPEVLL
- a CDS encoding YIP1 family protein; this translates as MELSKIDFAAMIQRVIRAATLEPAVYEEVEANANLNQEALAVVVLVSLANGVGLFLSGLLGGSVGAAIGGLIFGLVSGVLGYYIWAYITYWVGTNLFQGTADVGEMLRTLGYASGPRVLGILTFIPCLGGLAGLIGGIWSLVTGVVAVRQALDFDTGKAILTVIIGWIIVLVITLILGTFLGIGAIGIGVLSGGLR
- a CDS encoding shikimate dehydrogenase, which produces MSRDLHVYPVVTKGQPTILFVGVTTGQSAIMRVFPLWAQELGQPDLTVEGVDLKLHDDPEAYRRVVVQIKRDPLSLGALITTHKIDLLEAARDLFDYLDPYAQLCGEVSCISKRNGRLEGHAKDPITSGLSLDALLGENYFGRTGGEVLCFGAGGSGTAIALHLINKPNPGDRPRRFVVVNRSPGRLERLKAMVDRLQTDIRFEYIRNEDPARNDEIMATMPPGSLVINATGMGKDRPGSPITDQGLFPLNGVAWELNYRGELRFLHQALAQSESRNVYVEDGWLYFLHGWTQVIAQILHIEIQGELFDRLAAIASKVCNPVLGWRGGLPGRDRSR
- a CDS encoding bifunctional 4-hydroxy-2-oxoglutarate aldolase/2-dehydro-3-deoxy-phosphogluconate aldolase, which translates into the protein MDNRRRTADDQIVTKEEVLARVRQLGLVAVLRGPSAELTIQMVEALVAGGVLGIEITYTTPGAAQVVRELRQRHGDQILLGMGTLTRPAQAEEARAAGAQFLVSPHCEPTLAQAMIATGLPVMIGALTPTEVERAHRLGADIVKLFPASAVGPGYLRALRGPFPDIPLMPTGGVNVENVAEWFAAGAVAVGAGNELCPTDWARQGRFADITRRAQEFREAVQKALTSWSTQR
- a CDS encoding phosphoglycerate dehydrogenase — translated: MIPLDLKSCRVLVTPTSYGRSDPRLRTELEAAVGEVIYNTLGRPLTSEELQALLPGCDGYIAGLDAIDRAALEAADRLKVIARYGVGVDNIDLAAAAEKSIVVTNTPLANASSVAELTIGLILALARSLPTLVAQTKAGQWPRTTGLTLEGKTVGLIGLGAIGKQVARRLRCFECRIVAYDLVADLAFAAAHGVELCSLDEVLRQADFLSLHVPLTSETRGMVNAQFLARMKPGAFLINTARGEIVDEAALLEALQSGHLRGAALDVFSRQPPDPNHPLLALPQVIVTPHCGAHTDGALNAMGWGALRDCLAVLRGEKPAHRVI
- a CDS encoding glucose-6-phosphate isomerase gives rise to the protein MRQRPYGFLIASLTRDNLAEFDHHIVRTLSDMRGQYADAHAYEAMLRQGDLVLYEVYEMRRPARVGELSHGLSIVHPGKVGDEYFMTKGHFHAVVEAAEVYYCLQGEGMLLMETPEGDWAVEELRPGRVVYVPPRWAHRSINVGPHEDLITFFVYPSHAGHDYGTIERHGFRKRIVEQNGRPALVDNPRWRAPEA